In Mustela lutreola isolate mMusLut2 chromosome 4, mMusLut2.pri, whole genome shotgun sequence, the genomic stretch TGTATCAAGGCCAAAACACATGCTGTTGAAAAGTTTACAGAAATTTCATGGTGCGTTATGTGGGTACTGTCTTTACAGATGCCCAGATTCTTAGATCTGtcattctgcccctcctcctattATCAGGAAGAGGAtgtgaattttgtcttttttgtctgTCCTTAGCTAGAATTCCTATGTTTCCATTTCAGACAACCGGGAATAgattggtatttaaaaaaaggttaacgCTGTGATCTTCTGATGCCACGAATCATCAGTGGTCATTTAGGGGCAGCAGCTGATGAGACAGCCCTCTCTCTGCAGCCCAAATTGCGTTTATAGAGCCATACAAGTTATTATTGAGCACGAACATGTTTAAACCTAACATCCCTTGACAAATATAGATATTAAAGGAACAATACTTCCAAGATACAGAATCTATCAACTGAAGCATTTTAGCATACGttccattttaatataattaaaagaaccacagggattttttttgaggggggaggggggaagcagtggGGAGGTGTACCTCTCCCTTTTTATATGCCTTATAGatgatcaaaacaaaaaaatcaatgcttTTATTTCCATGGcagtctatttttaatattttaaatgtttcataggcATGAATAAGGGTCGATTAGAGTTTATAAGGCCATCACTGAGAAATTTAACGTGCCTAGACCCAAAGCAGGCTCTGAGGGTTGTCACTTTCCTTCCCCTGTCTTGTTATCATTGTAGCTTACATGACCCCACTTACCGGGAAGTATAGGGCTAATCTTCCAGGCATTCTCTTTAAAAGTTTATCTCCTGAATTTTTTGGTAACAGTTTGTTTCCCTGACACATGGAATCAGATGTGTAGCAACCAAGAGAAACAATGCATAACATTTTCCATTGTCCGAATATGCATACAGAGGTTACACTTCCCAGTGTGAATTTTCCAGCTTACACATGTGGGATGACATCACAGAAACCACAAAAGCAACAAATTAAACTACATGAGCATAAATACTCCTGACTGGTCTCAGAGGGGACATTTTTATGCCTTCTTAACTTTATTATGAATTCTCAGGCTGAAACCACAGGCCATTGTTCTCTGGCAAATCAGTACAATGCCATCACTGCATGCCCtcaaagaaaaacagcaaaaactCTGACCCGTGTCAAGCTGTGATCTCCCCGGTGCTGCAGAGAGCCTGGCGCTGGGCGGGCTGGAATGCCCCAGCGCCTTCCTCCCGTCTCAGCTGATGTTTACTAAGCATTCTGAGCCAATGCGACCCTAATAACTCAAAGGGCAAGATGCCTGGGCAGCTGGACTGGATCTTTCTCACGCGAGCTGACCCCTGGGCGGGCTTTCCTCGTGAGGCTGATTCCATTGGAAACTTCTGCAAGGGAGGGCTCCCTTCAGTGTTCTGGAAGCAGCAGGCCCAGGGCAGACGCACTCTGgagccctctcctccctgctgtcAGTAGGACCCCGGGTAGCCACAAGTGACCCAGATAAACAGGGTACCAGCCCTCTCCAGGAGTCTCCCGGTGCCGTGCTGACCCCTAGGTCTGACTCCATACACTATGGCTGACTGGTGGGCGACACTGCAgctgccatcttgtccctccccaccacccccagaggCTGCCCCAGGCTGCTACAGTCACCCGTCCCCCCACCACGACTCAGGAACAGGCCCATATACACCTCGGGACACAGCAGAGGCTAATACATCTATTTGCCTCTTATCACCGAGAGCCCAGCCGCTTTTCCACAGCAAACCCAGTGCCAATGTCCCTCATGTgacaagtctctgccttcagggcTACTGTAGGTCAACCCAAGTGGGTGTGGCTGTGGTGGCGTGTCGctaccctccccccagcccagccgCTGGATGCCCAAAGCCCACTCTTCTCCAGAGGGGCAGCTTGGAGGAAGCCCACCAGTGGTGCCCCAGCTTCGAATCCAGCATCATCCCTCGCACAGGCACATCCCCCACCCTAGAAGATCAGTTTACCCGCGATGGCACAATTTACCCGCGATGGCACAGTTCCTTTGACTCACTCTACAGTTCCTGTTCACATCTAGTCCCTTAAAACCTTTTTGGAAACTCCGATAGTGATACCAGTGACACACTAAGAAAGATCAGTGAGCCCCAGGCTAAGATCCGTTTCTGTGCCGTGAGGATGCTTCTAGAAGCCATTTGTATTTACCTGCATGCGGATGGAAACCCCCCCTCTGCTCCTGGGACAGCAGTGGCTGCTGACAAGTCCGGTCCTGAGAGCCTGTTTCATAGGAGAAAAACTAGGAGACAAAACACTGCATATGAAATTGTTACAACATTCAATAACGGGTAGTGATAACCCAGAGATTTACCACACAGTGAAAGGGATTCTCAGTGGGATTCTGCTCTTCCAGGTTGAATATTCTGGAACCCATCCTGATTTTCTATATCATCTGCAAAAGACATGTCTTACACTCCCCCCAGGAGTCTCCTTccagaaaataatatattcagtCCTCAATTTAAGTGCAGTTTAAATCCAGACAAAATGATAAATAGCTTGTGATCTTTTTAAGTTTCACAAAGAAGTAGAATGACATGTATATCCGTGGTCTATAAGCAAACACTGATAGAAAAACGAAAAGTATCAAATTGGAAAGACGGAAAATCCTCTTAAGAGTCCAAGGCAGGACGAGGAAGCTAATGGGTCTATTTTGCCTTCTATCAGGTCGAATTGGGAGGTTGTGGGGAAGACCCATGGTTTGAGCGTGTGCGGCAACTGTTAAGTAAAATATCTTGAACACTTGGCTGCAAGCCACTTAGCACAGTACACTTATAGCTACGAAACCGGTTCCTTACGTTCATCGTGCTTTGTCCATTTATAAAGCTTTCATTtgctaagttgttttttttttttttttacacattccTTTTACGTTACAGTCTGTTGCTTTTGTACACATTTCTCATATTGGGGTTCTACGGGTAACCACCTGTTTCCGTAGAGAAAGCCATTgttaagaatattatatccaaTAAATGGTATCCAGATAAACATAAAGATGTGTCTTGTTCATTACTGACAATGTcacaaaaatggggaaagggaaaccCCTTCTCTGTATTTTCCCCCATTTACAGAGGCAAAAGATGATCTGGAACAGTCCGTAAGAAACTAAAAAGAGTGGTCAGGGGGCAGGTGCTACCAGTCAGACGACAGTACAAGAAAGAAGACGCCTTTTCAGATATGCAAGAGTGGGGGTcaagggttggggagggagaCTGGAGACGTCTTGAATAATGTAAATGTATAACCTATCCAAATCAGTCTTTTTTGAAAACTCACCTTatttacaaaaaagagaaattcaaaaaAGCAAGCATGTAGGGGTAGAAACATGGATATCAGTTTTCTCCAGAATGAAAATCTGAGTATAGTGGAtattcacagatttttttaaaagcagaaccCAACTTCATAAGGaactacagaaaatacaaagaaaaatagatatatagaatGGTAACAAAAGGTCTTTGTTCTTAACACCTTATACCCATGTCAAAACAAGTAGGCAAAAAATAGTACCTAGAAGACCCCAGTTAAGAGCATACTATATGCCAgctaaataaacataataaagaaaattaacataATCAAAATGGATCCAATGGAGATACTTCAAACATATAGAATGTGCCTTCATTCAAAGTGCCTCTAAAAAGTTCTGTATACACAGAACTATCTATAAAACTACATATAAAGCCATGAAGTAAAACTCCAGTTCCAAACGGTACAACAGACCATGGGTTGCATCTTTGGGAAAATTAAAACACGAGTCAAATCACTGATCTCACTAAGGAAAGAGGAGGGaacgcacacacacaaagcatCTGAACATAGAGACTCCAGTGCGGCCCCATAACCCAGGGAGATGTCTCAGGACTCTAAGAATGGTTCAGTACTTTAAAATCTACTCATTCAAGTCACCACATCGACAGGTTTTCAGGAAGTATGTCATATTAGGATTACCAGAGACActgaaaagacatttgagaagaTTCAGCACCCATTCCTGAGTTTTTAAATAAGCTGGAAACCACAGGACTCAAGAGATGCGAATGTCATTTGTGGAAAATTAAACTCACAAACCTATCACAAGACCTCATCAGCACTCACGGTTGGCTACCTTGACTACAACTGCAAACCACTCTTAAATTCCAGCggcttgtggggcacctgggtggctcagtgggttgaaaaatctgccttcagttcaggtcatgatctcagggtcctgggatcgaggcccgcatcgggctctctgctcaccagggagcctgcttcccctcctctctctgcctttctgcctacttgtgatctctgtcaaataaataaataaaaatccttttaaaaaaaaaaaatttcagtggcTTACCCCACAAGAGGATTGTTTCTCCTGAGTCACCCATCTGCGGGTGACCTCTGGCATTTCCGCGGGGCCCTAGGCTGAGGGAGCGCCTCCACTGAGTCACGGCTGGTCTTGTGACAGAAGGAAGAGACACGTGGGGATTCTTAAAGCTTCTGCTCAGAGGGGCAGGAGCCATTTCCATTACCATTTCGTTGACCAAAGTCACGCACTGTATGGCCAAGGCTCCCATCAGGAGCATGGGACGACACCGCCTGGATTTTGTGGACGAGCAGGGACGTGCACTCCTGCCACAGATGGGGCTCGCGGATGGGATCTACAACAGACCGAGACATGAAATGAAGGTCCACATCGatcctgggggcgggggaggactATGGGAAGTAATGACTATGCTCTGATTttgagagagattttaaaaatttaatctagCAAATTTAGAGGAATaagcttaagaatgtttggatcaaccgggaaatcaaagaagaaacttacaaacaattcatggaaaccgagagtgaagacacttcagtccaaaacctacgggatacagcaaaggcggtcctaagggggaaatacagccgtccaagcctctctcaaaaaaattgaaaaaatccagaatacaccagctgtctttacactttaaagaactggaaaatcaacaacaaagtaagccaaccccacacgcaagaagggaaataatcaagattagagcagaaataaaggaaTCTGTATTTGTACAAAAGGTAAAACCCATATGAAATGTGTAAAGAGAGGACGATCTATGACCCACAGATCCAATTCCAGACCTGGACATTCTAGAAACTGTATGGAATAAAGCTAAGAATTGCCAATATCAATAAAATCTCCTGCACTTTGTGCCCATCCCCCCCAGAGCTTTGGAGCTTTAATTACCTTTTAATCGGGCTTTTCTGGCAGAGAAAATTCCACTCTGGTGCGGACCTTTGTGGCCAGTCTTCTCCTGGGGCCGAGTTAACCCACTTGTCTCTGGAGACACAAAAGGCATATGGTCTGCTGGCTCACTTGGCTCACGGTCACATGTGTCTGCGAGTTCAAGCTCCCGCACACGTGTGTCTAAGCTCCCAACCGGCAGCCCTCGCTGCGGTTAAGGCCTGCTTGCCTTCCAGCTGCGTGCCCAGTGTCAAAACCCCTTCTGCTCTGCAGCCTAACTTAATATACTTCTCTTTGGCACAGTCGTCAGCATCCAGCAGGCCAGGTCTTCCTTTGTCATACAGATATGCAAACACATGCTCAGTTAGGTCTGTTCTAGAAAGACTGACCCTCCACCAGACTCCTCTAACAGAGCAGAATCAGAGTCTTGaaatacttttgtttgttttgttttgtttttttactttgatGTGAGGCCAACAGCTGAGGAGAAACCTTTTCACGGGGCCTCCTGGGCTTCCAGGAACGTCCCTCCAGAAGGGAATACCGGCCTGACCACACGGCCTGGAAGGCCTGAAGTCGAGAGCCGAGGTTGTAATTGAAAACACATGAGGGGAAGAATTCCCATAAGGTCCTGGACCGGCTTGGAGGACAGCTCAGGGGGCAGGAGCGGGAAGCGGGGGACCCGTGTCTGTGCAGctctaatacataaatatttggcTTCGTGTCTAACTGCAACAGGCACGAGGGCAAGAAAACATCTCCACGCGGCAAACGCCCAATGACGACACCACAGGCACACGtgcttaggttaaaaaaaaaaaaaaaaaaaaaaaaagatgtatttcaaAGTGGGAACAGTTGTACGTTACAAAAGTCACTGAAtcttcaattaaataaataagcaaatgtatGGCCCCCAAAGATGCGGAATTTAGTCTCTAGCTCAATGGCTGCGTTTTGACTGTGTTTCGCTTGGGCTTTCGAAATCAGTAGCGCCGCCCAGGTCAGCAGACGGACTACTTCTTGGCCATTtgggttcttttcctttcttctaataaGGAGACCACGTTCTGGATAAACAAAAACAGGTGAACGTCATCCCCGGTTCGAGGTTCTTTAAAGTACCACAAAGTTAGCCTCGAGAATCAGAAAGAACATCCCAACCTGTCTGTCAAAAACTCTGGCCATTTCTAGGACACCTTTGCCGAactgaaagggaaaacaaaaattatatatatatataaaaatatacaattacatacaattaatacaattatatacaattatatgcaatataatattctctctctatatatatacatatatattttttttttctttcttctgcggGGAAAGGCTTTAGATAAAGATTGAGTTCCTTACCTCATTTTTCACACTTGCATCTGCCCCTTTGCTGAGAAGTAACTGAACTAACTCCTCATGATTATTTAACACGGCCACCTAAAAAACCAATGACAGTGGGGTGTGAGCGAGTCTGCGCTTCCCACAGAGGAGGAGGCTGGCGGCCTGGGTGGACCCCAAGCATGGCAGGCCCGGGGAAACCAGCCAGAGGCTTTCCCAAGAAGGCAGAGCCAGCTAAGGCCGCCGTGACTTCACATGACAGATGCGTGCTCTCACTCTGCTGCTACGTTGAGTGCAAGGAAGCTGGAGCCCAGTCTGCCTTCCCCCGCATTGCAAGGACAGGAGAAATGCTAGCCCAGACCAGCACAAGAAAGCAGCATGTTCTTTGTTGGAACAGATCAGTTTAGGCTGCTACAATGGCCCAGGAGACTGGGGCCAGTAATCCTTAAAGAAATAGatgtaaaaagaacaaaaatattgcaGTGACATTATCATGCCTTTATTAACAGGCCAGTGGGGAATATACAGAGAGCAAAAACCCAGGGCTCGTACAGAGCTGAATTCACAAGAATCGCCTAATTCTAGAAGCAGCTCTGACCTTAATCCCACAAAGCCAGGCTATGTTCTGGAGAGAGGCGTACCATGAGCGGGGTCTTTCCGTCTTTATCTCTCATGTTCACATCCGCTCCAGCTTCAATCAGCACAGATGCAACGCTCTGGTTTCCCGAGACTGCAGAAACTCTCATGAGGGGGGTCCATCCTGAGCCCGTGTCCACAGCATCTACCTTTATGCCAGAGAAGAGCTGCTCTCAGTCCAGggtctttttccttaaaaatacccATCAGAAACTTATAAAGGAACGTTTCCTTGCCCAAATGCCCCTGAGCTGGATAGCCCATAAGGGGTGAGACTTGGGAAGGCTCAAGGGAACAGAGCTAACTCACATTCACGTGCGGTGAGAAGCTGTGTTAGAACTTTATAGGGGCTGAGAGGCCCAGGACATCCGCCGGCAACTTCATCACCTACATTTTGTTCAAGGGGTTGAAAGATGGGAGCTcctggcggctcagtgggttaagcagctcaggtcatgatctcggggtcctgtgaTTAAGCCCcgcctccagctccctgctcagcccccctccccaccactgttGTGGgtgcactgtctctcaaataaataaagtcttttttttttttaagattttatttatttatttgacagagagaaatcacaagtagacggaaaggcaggcagagagagagggaagcaggctccccgctgagcagagaacccgatgcgggactcgatcccaggaccctgagatcatgacctgagccgaaggcagcggcttaacccactgagccacccaggcgccccaataaagtctttttttaaagatcttattttctcGACTATCTttcatcaccttttttttttttttttaatttattttgtttccttattagTGTCTCTGTAAGCAGCTTTAACTCCTTTCTGGAACGAGACagtaacatatacacacacccttACACTTATCAACATAGATTAACTTTAAGCAGGAGAACTACAGGTGGAATCAACACTAAGCATCCAGATTTACAACATAAATTCCAATCTGAGAGTTGGCCAACCTAGTACCTTCTCCAAACTCAATCGGACTAGTAATAAGATGGCCACTTCCCAGTAATCCAGGGACTGGGAGCTCTCGAGGTCACGTAAAAGCCGTATTCTAGAACAAGACTATGTGAGCGTTGCCTCCGCCCATTCCAGGGAAGACCTCACCGATCCCTGAAGAATGATACCGAAGGCGATaggtgtgtgtgcgcgtgcacacacacacttgcccCTAATTCTGTTACAGGAGTATTACTCGAACATGTCAGTAAAACACCAGAATGCGGGAACAAACTAGGGACTGCCACAAAGTCCCTGGGACGGGTCAGGTTATTTGTACAGAGGAGATTATCCCCCTGAACATCATGAGGATTTACAGTTCTTGCTCATGCAAATAACAACTAAGCTCAGAGCAGCAGACTCCATTgtgtttaaataataaaatcatcacCTTGTTTTATGGGGTGCTTTATGCGGACCGTAAACTTTCAcgctcattttctcttttgggtCTGAGGATTAAATGGGGTAGGTGCTTTGATTGCTGGTCTACCGGTGATGAAACCAAATCTCCGAGAAGTCAAACACCTTTCCTAAGGTCATGTGGCTCATTAAACGTAGAGACGGTTCCCCATGCCAGTCAGTCACTGTCAGTAGGAAATCGTGATACTCTCGAATGGTGGCCACAGTGCCCTGCTTGGCTCCCAGACCCTTCCTACCATCTCCCAAACACGGGGCGGCCCCTCTACCGAGAACACGGAGGCACTCCTGTTGATATCCACGGTCTGCCACCAACCGACCTCACAGAAATCTTTAGTGGTAACGTTCCTGTAGCTCCAGAGCtacaggaaaagataaaatttaccCACAAacaacgcaagctggtgcagctactctggaaaacagcatggaggttcctcaaaaagttggaaatagagctaccctatgacccagcaatcgcactactggatatttaccccaaagatacaaatgtagtgattggaaggggcacgtgcacccgaatgtttatagcagcaatgtccacaatagccaaactatggaaaaaacttagatgtccatcaacagatgaatggaaaaagaaaatgtggtctatacacaatggaatactatgcagccatcaaaagaaatgaaatcttgccctttgcaatgatgtggatagaactagagggtattatgctgagtgaaataagtcaatcagagaaagacaattatcatatggtttccttGATacgaagaatttgagaggcagggtggggggccgtggggggaaggagggaaaaatgaaatgagatgggactggggagagagagaaacggtaagagactcttaatcttgggaaacaagcggagggttgctgggaggaaggGAACTAGGAGGGATGGGTGGCGGGgtgacggacattggggagggtatgcgctatggggagtgctgtgaattgtgtaagactggtgattcactgacctgtacccctgaaacaaataatacatgataccttaatttaaaaaagaaaaaagaatttacctACAAACAAACATGCTCGTATCTGAAGCCCAGAaagtttgttttcaaaattacagaatttaaatACTCATGGCAGAGACCTGCCCTTCATTCAGCAAAGGTCAAAATTCATTTTAACTACAGACTTCTACTGAGACCAAAGCATGAGCCGAGTTCATCATAAAGCAAACAAGACAACCACGGCTCTTATCACCACCCAGGGCAGGTGCGGCCCTGCCCCACCACTGAGGCCCACGTGCTAATCCTTCCCACTTCTCGAGCATGTttctaaaagagagaaaaaaaaaatgtgataaaaggGAATTATCTTAGCTACTGAGGTTTTTCCTTCAAAGGGCCCCTTTCTTCAGCCCTTTGCAGACAGCAGTGGCAACCAGGGAGTCCCCACAATTGCAAAAGGCAAGGCTTTCCTTCAGTCACACTTCAGAGACAAGCCAGAACAAATCTGCTAACATCTTCCAGGAGACATGACTCCTCtcaatttgagtttattttccagGTCATCAGTTTAATTTCTCCATACTCTGCACCATCTGGCAACCTCAATTAGGAGAGCATTTTGTTTACTATTCCTTATTTCCATgccttgaaatttttatttaacttctttcaagCCTTGAACTTAAGTTCTCCAAAGTTATCAGCCGCTACCATAATTGAGCTAATTCTGTTGACTCATCTTCAAACAGCTACAGAAGCCCAACAACACCAGTTCTATTCACTAAGTCCAACCTGCACTGTCTGATAACACGAGACCAGAAGGGTTACCCACATGCCTGCTTCAAGGTAAAGGCACAAGCAGCTGAAATGCTCTGTTTGTGATATGGTCAGTTTGCTCTTGGGAAGGGTTTTGTAGTGGTTAATCTTTAAAGCAAACCACGAATAAAAACAGTCTCATTCTAAGAGCAGTAAAAAGCCCTATGGCTGTAAGAGTTCTCCACATCTCCTGTCTCCAGGACCTGAGCTAGCAACTGGTGCATGGCCGGTGCTCAGTAAATCTTTGTGGACAGATTGAATGAAGAGATAACGAACGAATGGACACCGGCATAAATAAGCAGAAGCATCATCAGATCCAGCCCTGGATTCAGCAGTTTCTTTTTGTCCTATTAAGACAAACCTCCATGACAATGTGAAGCCTCAGCTATCATATCGGTTCTATAAAGACCATTTTTCCGGGGTTTCAGGAACCTTCTTACTGGTAAGTCAGAGGGCTTTCTGCAGCATTTCTAAGTTCAGAGAATCAAAGGCATCCACATAGGGCTCTGCTTCTACTAAACCCCATGGATCAAAACCGCAAGGTCTTCATGACACGTGTAGTTGAGAAGGAAGATCCCGTACCTCACAGCCATCTTTTATCATCCAGTCGATGACATTGCAGTGGCCTCCGTCCACAGCCCAGTGCAGAGCCGTGCAGCCCCCGAGGTCTCTGGTCTCCCAGGATGCGCCGTGTCTTCGGAGATATTTCACAACATCTAGGTGCCCCGCGTAGCACGCGAGCATCAGACTGCAACACACGGAGGGGGCGGCAACAGCTCTAAGTACAGTCATCACACTCCGGTCCCCGTTTTACCCTGCCTGGTTTAGACTAAGCA encodes the following:
- the FANK1 gene encoding fibronectin type 3 and ankyrin repeat domains protein 1 isoform X2, translating into MHTYGIIYTGYATKHVVEGLEPRTLYKFRLKVTSPSGEYEYSPVVSVSTTREPISSEHFHRAVNVNDEDLLVRILQGGNVKVDVPNKFGFTALMVAAQKGYTRLVKILVSNGTDVNLTNGSGKDSLMLACYAGHLDVVKYLRRHGASWETRDLGGCTALHWAVDGGHCNVIDWMIKDGCEVDAVDTGSGWTPLMRVSAVSGNQSVASVLIEAGADVNMRDKDGKTPLMVAVLNNHEELVQLLLSKGADASVKNEFGKGVLEMARVFDRQNVVSLLEERKRTQMAKK